In Geotalea uraniireducens, one genomic interval encodes:
- a CDS encoding PP2C family protein-serine/threonine phosphatase: MDRKPPLLPTDPELAGDFRLAGRLARFLFPKSSPACSWCCIEVSNRMAHGLGGDYFDFFTKADGRQVLLLGDVTGSGVHASVVMALVYGFIHRAIQDDDPPGTIVNEVNNFLETFARRTQLLDYYFSTTIFFGIIDPASLTMHYVNAAQGTPLVRRGDRLLRLPSTAPPIGFFANPELEMKSFRFAPGDRLLLYTDGITETADRHGELFGRERLAQVLLAGHATASAFIAALTAALDDFGAPDPPEDDCTVIVVDFHHSGASVEGDDPAARFQAEGVAAPADPVAEK; encoded by the coding sequence ATGGACCGCAAGCCGCCCCTTCTCCCGACCGATCCGGAACTGGCCGGCGACTTCAGGCTGGCGGGACGGCTCGCCCGGTTCCTCTTCCCCAAGAGTTCGCCGGCCTGCAGCTGGTGCTGCATCGAGGTCAGCAACCGGATGGCCCACGGCCTCGGCGGCGACTACTTCGATTTTTTCACCAAGGCGGACGGCCGGCAGGTGCTCTTGCTCGGCGACGTCACCGGCAGCGGCGTCCACGCCTCGGTGGTGATGGCCCTCGTCTACGGCTTCATTCACCGGGCGATCCAGGACGACGACCCGCCGGGAACCATCGTCAACGAGGTGAACAACTTCCTCGAAACCTTCGCCCGGCGCACCCAGCTGCTCGACTACTACTTTTCCACCACTATCTTCTTCGGGATCATCGACCCTGCCAGCCTGACGATGCACTACGTCAATGCCGCCCAAGGGACGCCGTTGGTGCGGCGGGGCGACCGGCTGCTCCGCCTCCCCTCCACCGCCCCGCCGATCGGTTTTTTCGCCAATCCGGAGCTGGAGATGAAGTCGTTTCGCTTCGCTCCCGGCGACCGGCTGCTCCTCTATACCGACGGCATTACCGAAACGGCCGACCGGCACGGCGAACTGTTCGGCCGGGAACGGCTCGCCCAGGTCCTTCTCGCCGGCCATGCCACCGCCAGCGCTTTTATCGCCGCCCTGACGGCAGCCCTTGACGACTTCGGCGCTCCCGACCCGCCGGAAGACGACTGCACCGTTATCGTCGTCGACTTTCACCACAGCGGCGCCTCAGTCGAGGGGGACGATCCTGCCGCCCGGTTCCAGGCGGAAGGCGTGGCCGCGCCAGCGGACCCGGTTGCCGAGAAATGA
- a CDS encoding HD-GYP domain-containing protein: MNELNRQAVQAAVRNLVTAVSSSALYAPDHQQPSRLREKALASLQHALETVAEIALVVIDDELLVDGAPLDSGLYIERFVELLTGRGVGQLKFLRGIDAGELAAFARRLAPGGNGPLKATPHIRLGRVEVRFAGGAGNEATADATSFSADEVARFREVYEGVSKHRRLKATGIAEVVDAFIATLRRQAQPLLPLAPLRDMDEYTFTHSINVCTLNLAQAISLGIDGPLLRDIGIAGLLHDIGKLFVPTEVLTKPGYLDEDEWQVMRRHPHQGARCLIETPGIPPLAAIVAFEHHLKHDLSGYPAVPASWRQHPCSEMTAISDFFDALRTHRTYRDAMELKEIAGILLEKRGQEFHPLLTRNFLLLLSRTMS, translated from the coding sequence ATGAACGAGCTGAATCGCCAGGCGGTACAGGCCGCCGTCCGCAACTTGGTAACCGCCGTCTCCAGCAGCGCCCTCTACGCCCCCGACCACCAGCAGCCGAGCCGGTTGCGGGAAAAGGCCCTGGCAAGCCTGCAGCACGCCCTCGAAACGGTGGCTGAAATCGCCCTGGTGGTGATCGACGATGAACTGCTGGTGGATGGGGCGCCGCTCGATTCCGGCCTCTACATCGAGCGATTCGTGGAGCTGCTGACCGGGCGGGGAGTCGGCCAGCTGAAATTTCTTCGCGGCATCGACGCCGGAGAACTGGCGGCGTTCGCCCGCCGGCTCGCCCCCGGCGGCAACGGCCCGCTCAAGGCCACCCCCCATATCCGTCTCGGCCGGGTGGAAGTGCGGTTTGCCGGCGGTGCCGGGAACGAAGCGACGGCCGACGCCACATCCTTTTCGGCCGACGAGGTTGCCCGTTTCAGGGAAGTTTACGAGGGGGTGAGCAAACACCGCCGGCTGAAGGCAACGGGAATCGCCGAGGTGGTCGACGCCTTCATCGCCACGCTGCGCCGCCAGGCCCAGCCGCTCCTGCCGCTGGCCCCGCTGCGGGACATGGACGAATACACCTTCACCCATTCGATCAACGTCTGTACCCTCAACCTCGCCCAGGCGATCTCGCTCGGCATCGACGGCCCGCTCCTCCGCGATATCGGCATCGCCGGGCTCCTCCACGACATCGGCAAGTTGTTCGTCCCGACCGAGGTCCTGACCAAGCCCGGCTACCTGGACGAGGACGAGTGGCAGGTCATGCGCCGCCACCCCCACCAGGGAGCCCGCTGCCTCATCGAAACGCCGGGAATCCCGCCGCTGGCGGCCATTGTCGCCTTTGAGCACCACCTGAAGCACGATCTGTCCGGTTATCCGGCCGTTCCAGCCAGCTGGCGACAGCACCCCTGCAGCGAGATGACCGCCATTTCCGACTTTTTCGACGCCCTCCGCACCCACCGCACCTACCGGGACGCCATGGAACTGAAGGAGATCGCCGGCATCCTGCTGGAGAAGCGGGGGCAGGAGTTCCACCCGCTGCTGACTCGCAATTTTCTCCTGCTTTTGAGCCGGACGATGAGTTGA
- the hpnI gene encoding bacteriohopanetetrol glucosamine biosynthesis glycosyltransferase HpnI, giving the protein MLRSVLPLFCIVPPLAYGLITLGCARAYFCRRRPAAATAPPVTILKPVKGGDADSFANFASFCHQEYPCYQLLFAVAAADDPAVPVIRQLIAAFPASDIELVIDGTIHGPNYKVCNLINAFPRAKHDLIIVCDSDIHVGERYLQEVCAPFADPAVGLVTSLYRSPGVRGAATAIEAMGFTAEMVPNVLTALRLEGLSFALGASMAVRREALAAIGGFPALVDYLADDYQLGNKVYRAGYRLELSDYFVESVMHREDLATVLSRQLRWARTMRVSRPGGYFASGITQPFPLALLALLVSGFTLPGVAAGLLLYLVRGSIVTIFSRRYLRDGIFPRWLWLLPLRDLLAFVTWLLSFLGNRVRWRGHAFRLEPGGRIVPLD; this is encoded by the coding sequence ATGCTGCGTAGCGTACTGCCGTTGTTCTGTATTGTCCCACCCCTGGCTTACGGGCTGATCACCCTCGGCTGCGCCCGGGCCTACTTCTGCCGTCGGCGACCGGCCGCCGCCACGGCGCCGCCGGTTACCATCCTCAAGCCGGTGAAGGGGGGGGATGCGGACAGTTTTGCCAATTTCGCTTCCTTCTGTCATCAGGAGTATCCCTGTTACCAGCTGCTTTTTGCCGTCGCCGCCGCCGATGATCCGGCGGTCCCGGTGATCCGGCAGCTGATCGCCGCTTTCCCGGCCAGCGATATCGAGCTGGTGATCGACGGGACAATCCACGGTCCCAATTACAAGGTCTGTAACCTGATCAACGCCTTTCCCCGGGCGAAGCACGATCTGATCATCGTTTGCGACAGCGACATCCACGTCGGCGAACGGTATCTGCAGGAGGTCTGCGCTCCCTTTGCCGATCCGGCGGTGGGGCTGGTTACCTCCCTCTACCGCAGTCCGGGGGTGCGGGGGGCGGCGACGGCGATCGAAGCGATGGGCTTTACGGCTGAGATGGTGCCGAATGTGCTGACGGCGCTCCGGCTCGAAGGGCTCTCCTTTGCCCTCGGCGCCTCCATGGCGGTGCGCCGGGAAGCGCTGGCGGCCATCGGCGGCTTTCCGGCGCTGGTCGACTACCTGGCGGACGACTACCAGTTGGGGAACAAAGTCTATCGGGCGGGGTACCGGCTGGAACTTTCCGACTATTTCGTCGAGAGCGTCATGCATCGCGAGGACCTGGCGACGGTCCTCTCCCGGCAGCTGCGCTGGGCGCGGACCATGCGGGTTTCCCGTCCCGGCGGCTATTTCGCCTCCGGGATCACCCAACCATTCCCGCTGGCACTGCTGGCGCTGCTGGTTTCCGGCTTCACCCTGCCGGGGGTTGCCGCCGGCCTCCTTCTCTACCTGGTGCGCGGCAGTATCGTTACCATCTTTAGCCGCCGCTATCTCCGCGACGGGATCTTTCCCCGCTGGCTCTGGCTGTTGCCGCTCCGCGATCTGCTCGCCTTTGTCACCTGGCTCCTCTCATTTCTCGGCAACCGGGTCCGCTGGCGCGGCCACGCCTTCCGCCTGGAACCGGGCGGCAGGATCGTCCCCCTCGACTGA
- a CDS encoding SDR family oxidoreductase, with the protein MSGQHKVALVTGGAQGIGKAVARRLLDDGYAVVIADHDREAGEETAAEFAPFGQALFVPTDVAAEAEVAALLERVRERWQRLDILVCNAGIFSSLPLERCSLADWNRIIGVNLTGAFLCARQAAPLLRESRGAVVTIASTRALMSEPDTEAYAATKGGIVALTHALAVSLGPAVRVNCISPGWIDTSDWQKESRRQPARLSEADHRQHPAGRVGRPEDIASLVAWLTSAEAGFVTGANFVVDGGMTRKMIYV; encoded by the coding sequence ATGTCCGGACAGCACAAGGTTGCCCTGGTCACCGGCGGCGCCCAGGGGATCGGCAAGGCGGTCGCCCGCCGGCTGCTCGACGACGGCTACGCCGTAGTCATCGCCGACCACGACCGGGAAGCGGGAGAAGAAACCGCCGCCGAATTCGCCCCCTTCGGCCAGGCACTCTTCGTCCCGACCGACGTCGCCGCCGAGGCGGAGGTTGCCGCCCTGCTGGAGCGGGTTCGGGAGCGCTGGCAGCGGCTCGATATCCTGGTCTGCAATGCCGGCATCTTCAGCAGCCTCCCCCTGGAGCGCTGCTCGCTCGCCGACTGGAACCGGATCATCGGCGTCAACCTGACCGGCGCCTTTCTCTGCGCCCGTCAGGCCGCGCCACTGTTGCGGGAAAGCCGGGGCGCCGTCGTCACCATCGCCTCGACCCGGGCCCTGATGTCGGAACCGGACACCGAGGCCTACGCCGCCACCAAGGGGGGGATCGTCGCCCTGACCCACGCCCTGGCGGTTTCCCTCGGCCCCGCCGTCCGGGTCAACTGCATCTCCCCCGGCTGGATCGACACCAGCGACTGGCAGAAAGAAAGCCGCCGCCAGCCGGCCCGGCTCAGCGAGGCGGACCATCGCCAGCACCCGGCGGGGCGGGTCGGCCGACCGGAAGACATCGCCTCCCTGGTCGCCTGGCTGACCTCGGCGGAGGCCGGCTTCGTCACCGGGGCGAATTTCGTCGTCGACGGCGGCATGACCCGGAAGATGATCTATGTCTGA
- a CDS encoding SpoIIE family protein phosphatase, with translation MTMPLQVLIIEDSEDDALLLLRELRKGGYEPVFARVETAEEMAREMAAQPWDLALSDYVLPRFSGLEALRLWRQSGIDLPFIVVSGKIGEDTAVNMMKAGADDYLIKGNISRLVPAIERELKEAENRRRKRKAEEALQESELRYRRLVGAVTDYIYTVEIRGGRAVGTQHGPGCEGVTGYTSDEYRANPYLWYQMIHPDDRQQVIDQAERLRAGEDVPPLEHRIVNKNGSIRWVRNTIVPRYDEAAVLVAYDGLIADITERKVAEEALRLRSAALNAAANAIVISDPAGRVIWANPAFTELTGYEVEEVLGKSLGILSSGKHDAAFFRELWETIQAGKVWRGEMINRRKDGTLYYEEQTITPVSDERQIISHYIAIKQDVSERRRAQEVLLENARITYDMEVARQIQWSLLPQQAPRAAGIVCAGRWVPAAQVGGDYYDFFPRDDGSLDMVIADVSGHSVGAALIMIEARSVIRSQARAGGSPAEIAAALNSLLYDDLNRAELFVSLFYASYAPARRILTYASAGHNPPLVYRRDGQFLELDAEGLILGVRQEVLFEERETRLDPGDLVLLYTDGITETANESGELFGVDRLRRLLREWAGAPPETVFDAILERLAEFSRQTSLADDVCMVLLKAV, from the coding sequence ATGACTATGCCGCTCCAGGTCCTGATCATCGAAGATTCCGAGGATGATGCCCTGCTCCTGCTCCGGGAACTGCGCAAGGGGGGATACGAACCAGTCTTCGCCCGGGTCGAAACAGCCGAGGAGATGGCCCGGGAGATGGCCGCACAGCCGTGGGATCTCGCCCTTTCCGACTACGTCCTGCCCCGCTTCAGCGGCCTTGAGGCTTTGCGCCTCTGGCGGCAGAGCGGTATCGACCTGCCGTTCATCGTCGTCTCCGGCAAGATCGGCGAAGATACCGCCGTCAACATGATGAAGGCCGGGGCCGACGATTACCTGATCAAGGGGAACATCTCCCGTCTGGTACCGGCCATCGAGCGGGAGCTGAAAGAGGCGGAGAACCGGCGGCGGAAACGTAAGGCAGAGGAGGCGCTCCAGGAGAGCGAACTCCGCTACCGGCGGCTGGTCGGGGCGGTGACCGACTACATCTACACGGTGGAAATCCGCGGCGGCCGGGCGGTCGGCACCCAGCACGGCCCGGGCTGCGAGGGGGTGACCGGCTACACCAGCGACGAATACCGGGCCAATCCGTATCTCTGGTATCAGATGATCCATCCCGACGACCGCCAGCAGGTGATCGACCAGGCGGAGCGGCTGCGGGCCGGCGAGGACGTCCCTCCCCTTGAGCACCGGATCGTCAACAAGAACGGCTCGATCCGCTGGGTCAGGAATACCATCGTCCCCCGCTACGATGAAGCGGCGGTGCTGGTGGCTTACGACGGGCTGATCGCCGACATCACCGAGCGGAAGGTTGCCGAGGAGGCGCTGCGGCTGCGGAGCGCGGCGCTCAACGCGGCGGCCAATGCCATCGTCATCAGCGATCCGGCGGGGCGGGTCATCTGGGCCAATCCCGCCTTTACCGAATTGACCGGCTACGAGGTGGAGGAGGTACTGGGGAAGAGTCTTGGCATCCTCAGTTCGGGGAAGCACGACGCGGCATTCTTCCGCGAACTCTGGGAAACCATCCAGGCGGGGAAGGTCTGGCGGGGCGAAATGATCAACCGGCGCAAGGATGGCACGCTCTATTACGAAGAGCAGACCATCACCCCGGTCAGCGACGAGCGGCAGATCATCAGTCACTACATCGCCATCAAGCAGGATGTCAGCGAGCGGCGCCGGGCCCAGGAAGTACTGCTGGAAAATGCCCGGATCACTTACGACATGGAGGTGGCGCGGCAGATCCAGTGGTCGCTCCTCCCCCAGCAGGCGCCGCGGGCGGCCGGGATCGTCTGCGCCGGCCGGTGGGTGCCGGCGGCCCAGGTCGGCGGGGATTACTACGATTTTTTCCCCCGGGACGACGGCTCGCTCGACATGGTGATCGCCGATGTCTCGGGGCACAGCGTCGGCGCCGCCCTGATCATGATCGAGGCGCGGAGCGTCATCCGCAGCCAGGCCCGGGCCGGCGGTTCGCCGGCGGAGATCGCCGCCGCCCTCAATTCACTCCTCTATGACGACCTGAACCGGGCGGAGCTCTTCGTTTCCCTCTTTTACGCTTCCTACGCCCCCGCCCGCCGCATCCTCACCTACGCCAGTGCCGGCCACAATCCGCCGCTCGTCTACCGCCGCGACGGCCAGTTTCTCGAACTCGACGCCGAAGGGCTGATCCTCGGGGTCCGGCAGGAGGTGCTGTTCGAGGAGCGGGAGACCCGGCTCGATCCGGGTGATCTGGTCCTCCTCTACACCGACGGGATCACCGAAACGGCCAACGAGTCCGGCGAGCTGTTTGGCGTGGACCGCCTGCGCCGGCTGCTGCGGGAGTGGGCCGGCGCGCCTCCCGAGACGGTCTTCGATGCCATCCTGGAACGCCTTGCCGAATTTTCACGACAGACCTCCCTGGCGGACGACGTTTGCATGGTCTTGCTCAAGGCGGTCTGA
- a CDS encoding DUF6485 family protein produces MECLATRSQEHCSCTAKACDKRGNCCKCVSYHNSRGEIPGCFFSREGERTYDRSLQMFARDREL; encoded by the coding sequence ATGGAGTGCCTCGCGACCCGTTCCCAGGAACACTGCAGCTGTACCGCCAAAGCCTGCGACAAGCGGGGCAACTGCTGCAAATGCGTCAGCTATCACAACAGCCGGGGCGAGATTCCCGGCTGCTTTTTCTCTCGCGAGGGGGAGCGGACTTACGACCGCTCGCTGCAGATGTTCGCCCGCGACCGGGAGCTCTGA
- a CDS encoding HEAT repeat domain-containing protein has translation METSPQQLPAAIDPELVAALLIELNILRRQVTAYPEGHPVIGAAADKVAGLAERLLQMPENVTLGITRDAVLLGEHPLDRKNPVYRDFARALAERGVAALTIHRTPAADELRAFSSIMGRKREELRQAGGMARALAAAGVSRLQVEEINYELFRITDEEQLASPPAGSAGKPAAGLREKFVQGLLDGTLDPFGEATERTGGIDLPLLARLLNERSRESRLGGPSACEAVALSFIHRLERELAAGRDSQEYAEKLAALVAELAPELRRQMLDSTFALLGERPAAASRTLPAFPSTLLLEALDELNGQNSAIPPVILNLCRHLAAPGAANGRVPAAAAQDGHLATLVREEESARFMPESYRQDLQQIAATGRVAESGIKEAGELREAIAAANQEAKVGAIIMEILRTDPDPTDGPGMAERLTELCAYYLETGDFAPLTALCADLPPPGEEPANQFQAQLREIVANPAFTAALIEAPATWGKERYDEIRAIIERIGPPCLAPLLDRLAEEQNMSLRRYYMECLAAMGTAARDAIVARLGDDRWFYLRNLIIVLRTLNDPAAGQSLHRFLGHPHPRVRQETLRTLVHFGDQEGERMLLRELASDNRETLLTAIHLTERSHSPQVRGRLLELFGKGGLGNAEVEIRCAAVRAMAEIGDGAFLPELARQLRSRSLFRAAPLTRLKVEIIRSLGRYRQPEAVRLLQEAATGSGEVAQAAREALRTCQGRLR, from the coding sequence GTGGAGACCTCTCCCCAGCAGCTGCCGGCCGCCATCGACCCGGAACTCGTCGCGGCCCTGCTCATCGAACTGAACATCCTCCGCCGCCAGGTGACCGCTTACCCGGAAGGCCACCCGGTGATCGGCGCGGCGGCGGACAAGGTGGCCGGTCTGGCGGAACGCCTCCTCCAGATGCCCGAAAACGTCACCCTCGGCATCACCCGCGACGCCGTACTGCTCGGCGAACACCCGCTCGACCGGAAAAACCCCGTTTACCGCGATTTTGCCCGGGCGCTGGCCGAGCGGGGAGTCGCCGCCCTGACGATCCACCGCACCCCGGCCGCCGACGAACTCCGCGCCTTCAGCAGCATCATGGGGCGCAAGCGGGAAGAACTCCGGCAGGCGGGCGGGATGGCCCGGGCACTGGCCGCCGCCGGCGTCTCCCGCCTGCAAGTGGAAGAGATCAACTACGAGCTGTTCAGGATCACCGACGAAGAGCAGCTGGCCTCACCGCCCGCCGGCAGTGCCGGCAAGCCGGCGGCCGGGCTCCGGGAGAAGTTCGTCCAGGGCCTTTTGGATGGGACCCTCGACCCGTTCGGCGAAGCGACCGAACGAACCGGAGGCATCGATTTGCCATTGCTGGCCCGGCTGCTGAACGAACGGTCCCGGGAGTCGCGCCTCGGTGGTCCCTCCGCCTGCGAGGCGGTGGCGCTTTCATTCATCCACCGTCTGGAGCGGGAACTGGCAGCCGGCCGGGACAGCCAGGAGTACGCCGAGAAGCTGGCGGCCCTGGTGGCGGAACTTGCCCCGGAGCTGCGCCGGCAGATGCTCGACAGCACCTTCGCCCTGCTTGGCGAGCGGCCGGCGGCCGCCAGCCGGACCTTGCCGGCATTTCCCAGCACCCTGCTCCTGGAAGCGCTCGATGAACTCAATGGTCAGAACAGCGCTATCCCGCCGGTGATCCTCAACCTCTGCCGGCACCTTGCCGCGCCGGGAGCAGCGAACGGCCGGGTGCCGGCAGCCGCCGCGCAGGATGGGCACCTGGCCACCCTGGTACGCGAGGAGGAATCGGCCCGGTTCATGCCGGAAAGCTACCGGCAGGACCTGCAGCAGATCGCCGCCACCGGCCGTGTAGCCGAATCGGGCATCAAGGAAGCGGGAGAACTCCGCGAGGCGATCGCCGCCGCCAACCAGGAAGCCAAGGTGGGAGCGATCATCATGGAAATCCTGCGTACCGATCCGGATCCGACAGATGGGCCGGGGATGGCGGAACGGCTGACGGAACTCTGCGCCTACTACCTGGAAACGGGCGATTTTGCCCCGCTCACCGCCCTCTGCGCCGATCTCCCGCCGCCGGGCGAGGAGCCAGCCAACCAGTTCCAGGCGCAGCTCCGGGAAATCGTCGCCAACCCCGCCTTTACCGCTGCCCTGATCGAGGCGCCGGCAACCTGGGGAAAAGAGCGTTACGACGAAATCCGCGCCATAATCGAGCGTATCGGCCCCCCGTGTCTCGCCCCGCTCCTCGACCGTCTGGCGGAAGAGCAGAATATGTCGCTGCGCCGCTACTACATGGAATGTCTGGCCGCCATGGGTACGGCAGCCCGCGATGCGATCGTTGCCCGTCTCGGCGATGACCGCTGGTTCTACCTGCGCAACCTGATCATCGTCCTGCGCACCCTCAACGATCCGGCAGCCGGCCAGTCGCTGCACCGCTTTCTCGGCCACCCCCACCCCCGGGTCCGCCAGGAGACCCTCCGCACCCTGGTCCATTTCGGCGATCAGGAAGGGGAACGGATGCTCCTCCGCGAACTGGCGAGCGACAACCGGGAAACGCTCTTAACGGCCATCCACCTGACCGAACGGAGCCACAGCCCCCAGGTACGCGGCCGACTGCTGGAACTGTTCGGCAAGGGGGGACTGGGGAACGCCGAGGTCGAGATTCGCTGCGCCGCCGTTCGGGCAATGGCCGAGATCGGCGACGGGGCGTTTCTCCCGGAGCTGGCCCGCCAGTTGCGCAGCCGGAGTCTGTTTCGCGCCGCCCCACTCACCCGGCTGAAGGTCGAGATTATCCGTTCCCTCGGTCGCTACCGGCAGCCGGAGGCGGTCCGGCTGCTCCAGGAGGCCGCCACCGGCAGCGGTGAAGTGGCCCAGGCCGCCCGGGAGGCCCTCCGGACCTGTCAGGGGAGGCTGCGATGA
- a CDS encoding aspartate/glutamate racemase family protein, with the protein MKTIGIIGGLGPESTVDYYRSIIAACRTSADDLSAPEMVIYSVNLPEVLALVAARDWERLTGLLADRLAALQRAGADFAVISANTPHVVFEALAARSPLPLLSIVEETCRAARAEGLTRVGLLGTRFTMQENFFRGPFNAAGIAVVVPDPAEQEYIHTKLMTEIELGIVRDETRCGLLAIIDRLQREERVDGIVLGCTELPLILDDGVDAGLPFLNTTAVHVAGIVRYCREA; encoded by the coding sequence ATGAAAACGATCGGCATCATCGGCGGGCTCGGTCCGGAGTCGACGGTCGACTACTACCGGAGCATCATCGCCGCCTGCAGAACGTCGGCCGACGATCTCTCGGCCCCCGAGATGGTCATTTACAGCGTCAATCTGCCGGAGGTGCTGGCGCTCGTTGCCGCGCGGGACTGGGAACGGCTGACTGGTCTGTTGGCGGACCGGCTTGCCGCCCTGCAGCGGGCCGGCGCCGACTTCGCCGTCATCTCGGCCAATACTCCCCACGTGGTGTTCGAGGCGCTGGCGGCGCGTTCGCCGCTGCCGCTGCTCAGTATTGTCGAGGAGACCTGCCGCGCGGCGCGGGCAGAAGGGCTGACCAGGGTCGGCCTGCTCGGGACCCGCTTTACCATGCAGGAGAACTTCTTCCGCGGTCCGTTCAACGCCGCCGGGATAGCGGTGGTGGTGCCCGATCCGGCCGAGCAGGAGTATATCCACACCAAGCTGATGACGGAAATCGAGCTCGGCATCGTCCGTGACGAGACCCGTTGCGGGCTGTTGGCGATCATCGACCGGCTGCAGCGCGAAGAGCGGGTCGACGGGATCGTCCTCGGCTGTACCGAGTTGCCGCTGATCCTCGACGACGGTGTGGACGCCGGGCTGCCGTTTCTCAATACGACGGCGGTCCATGTGGCAGGCATCGTCCGTTACTGCCGGGAAGCCTGA
- a CDS encoding HAD family hydrolase: protein MTAAMAAILTRSHWVFDLDGTLTVAVHDFAAIRACLGIPAGSDILAYLAGLPAREGRLLHARLDAIEDELAGRAEAAPGAVRLVESLARRHVRLGIVTRNTRRVARRVLASIGVARHFPADCVIGRHDAAPKPDPDGILRLAARWHAPGAALVMVGDYLFDLQTGRAAGAATILVDRSGHFRWPELTDLGVTSLEELADRLDAVAPVDQSSRSRANICSERS, encoded by the coding sequence ATGACCGCTGCCATGGCCGCGATCCTGACCCGTTCGCACTGGGTCTTCGATCTGGACGGGACCCTGACGGTGGCAGTTCATGATTTTGCCGCCATCCGGGCATGTCTTGGCATTCCTGCCGGGAGCGACATTCTTGCCTATCTCGCCGGTCTGCCGGCGCGGGAAGGGCGGCTGTTGCATGCCCGGCTCGATGCCATCGAGGACGAACTGGCCGGCCGGGCCGAGGCGGCGCCCGGGGCGGTGCGATTGGTGGAGAGCCTGGCCCGCCGCCATGTCCGGCTGGGAATCGTGACCCGCAACACCCGGCGGGTTGCCCGGCGGGTGTTGGCGAGCATCGGCGTGGCGCGGCACTTCCCCGCCGACTGTGTCATCGGCCGGCACGATGCCGCGCCGAAGCCCGATCCGGACGGGATTCTCCGCCTGGCGGCCCGCTGGCATGCCCCGGGAGCGGCGCTGGTGATGGTGGGGGATTATCTCTTCGACCTGCAGACCGGCCGGGCCGCCGGCGCCGCAACGATCCTCGTCGACCGGAGCGGCCATTTCCGCTGGCCGGAACTGACCGATCTCGGGGTGACCTCCCTGGAGGAGCTGGCGGACCGGCTGGACGCCGTTGCCCCTGTCGATCAGAGCTCCCGGTCGCGGGCGAACATCTGCAGCGAGCGGTCGTAA
- a CDS encoding PfkB family carbohydrate kinase produces MTDGWGGGVPVVTGIGQCCWDTLAVVDAYPAADSKVEAAAWEEQGGGPAATALVTLARFGIACRFAGVVGDDEAGTLIRRGLRAEGVDVAALATRAGSVSQRALIVVERGSGRRTIVWQRPTGRPLSAAEVTPELLAGSRLLHLDGLMAEASLQAARLARCAGIPVMVDAGRLRPGMVELAGCCDYLVAAEQFFRDLGWDGDEARFRRLAAGLGAPVVTVTLGPRGSLTWRADDFFPTPAFPVAVVDSTGAGDVFHGAYLYGVLRGWPLRRTVTFAAAAAALKCRFLGAQRGIPPLAGVEELLRERGIATAG; encoded by the coding sequence ATGACTGACGGGTGGGGCGGCGGCGTGCCGGTAGTGACCGGCATCGGCCAGTGCTGCTGGGATACTCTGGCGGTAGTCGACGCTTATCCGGCGGCGGACAGCAAGGTGGAGGCCGCTGCCTGGGAGGAACAGGGGGGCGGCCCGGCGGCGACGGCGCTGGTAACGCTGGCCCGCTTCGGCATCGCCTGCCGCTTCGCCGGGGTGGTCGGCGACGATGAAGCGGGGACGTTGATCCGCCGCGGCCTGCGGGCGGAGGGGGTGGACGTCGCGGCGCTCGCGACCCGCGCCGGCAGCGTCTCCCAGCGGGCGCTGATCGTCGTCGAACGGGGGAGCGGCCGGCGGACCATCGTCTGGCAGCGGCCGACCGGCCGGCCCTTGAGCGCGGCGGAGGTGACCCCGGAACTCTTGGCCGGCAGCCGCTTGCTCCATCTGGACGGGCTGATGGCCGAGGCTTCGCTCCAGGCCGCCCGACTGGCCCGTTGCGCCGGCATTCCGGTGATGGTCGATGCCGGTCGGCTGCGGCCGGGGATGGTCGAACTGGCCGGCTGCTGCGATTACCTGGTGGCGGCGGAGCAGTTTTTCCGCGACCTCGGCTGGGACGGCGACGAGGCCCGGTTCCGCCGCCTGGCGGCGGGGCTCGGCGCGCCGGTGGTGACGGTAACGCTCGGCCCCCGGGGGAGCTTGACCTGGCGCGCCGACGATTTTTTCCCGACGCCCGCCTTTCCGGTCGCGGTCGTTGACAGCACCGGCGCGGGAGATGTCTTCCACGGCGCCTATCTTTACGGGGTGCTCCGGGGGTGGCCGCTCCGGCGGACGGTTACCTTTGCCGCGGCCGCCGCGGCGCTGAAGTGTCGCTTCCTCGGTGCCCAACGGGGGATTCCGCCGCTGGCCGGGGTGGAGGAGCTGCTGCGCGAGCGGGGTATTGCAACGGCCGGGTGA